A window from Candidatus Woesearchaeota archaeon encodes these proteins:
- a CDS encoding DNA primase, with protein MGKVSPVSAKYIVHANINIDGVVDRPDVIGAIFGQTEGLLGADLELRELQRSGRIGRIEVSTETKSGRTNGRILIPSSLDKAETAIIAAALEIIQRIGPCNAKIETEKIEDVRISKRKFVIDRAKLLLKQLMDKSIPDSQELADEVAYSVRVMEITEYGKERLPAGPQVGESDDIIVVEGRADVINLLKHGFKNAIAMNGTNMPHTIADLAKKKVVTLFVDGDRGGNLIIKEVTGRTEIDFVAHAPDGKEVEEITKKEIHNAIRTKISAEQAKMEIVREDAKSEERPSRTSNSHNRFQQNKLQQRNQRHSPPQQKFYKKIDLKDSEKKVFSTMLENLIGTRGAQVLDDKLNVLGKVPFTELDSTVKSLGKGMHAIVFDGVIDRDLVKTAEKANIKFLIGMDSKVRPNETKVGIFTINQL; from the coding sequence ATGGGAAAAGTAAGTCCAGTTTCAGCAAAATACATTGTTCATGCAAACATAAATATAGATGGTGTTGTAGACAGGCCGGATGTCATTGGCGCTATATTCGGCCAGACAGAAGGCCTTTTAGGGGCAGATTTAGAGCTAAGGGAATTGCAAAGAAGCGGCAGGATAGGAAGAATAGAGGTATCCACAGAAACAAAAAGCGGCAGGACCAACGGAAGAATACTGATTCCTTCTTCCCTGGATAAGGCAGAGACAGCCATAATTGCAGCTGCTTTAGAAATAATACAGAGGATAGGACCCTGCAACGCAAAAATCGAGACCGAAAAAATAGAAGACGTCAGGATAAGCAAAAGAAAATTTGTCATTGACAGGGCAAAGTTACTGCTTAAGCAGTTAATGGATAAGTCAATTCCGGATAGTCAGGAACTGGCAGATGAAGTGGCTTATTCTGTAAGGGTCATGGAAATAACCGAATACGGTAAAGAAAGGCTGCCTGCAGGCCCTCAGGTAGGCGAGTCAGATGATATAATTGTTGTGGAAGGAAGGGCGGATGTAATAAACCTTCTTAAGCACGGCTTTAAAAACGCGATAGCGATGAACGGAACTAACATGCCCCATACTATTGCAGATTTAGCGAAAAAGAAAGTGGTTACTTTATTTGTAGATGGTGACAGGGGCGGAAATCTTATAATAAAAGAGGTCACAGGAAGGACAGAGATTGATTTTGTAGCTCACGCACCGGACGGCAAAGAAGTAGAGGAAATTACAAAAAAAGAGATTCATAATGCAATAAGGACAAAAATATCAGCAGAGCAGGCTAAGATGGAAATTGTAAGGGAGGATGCGAAATCAGAAGAAAGGCCGTCAAGAACATCTAACAGCCACAACAGGTTCCAGCAGAACAAGCTTCAGCAAAGAAATCAGCGGCATTCACCTCCACAGCAGAAGTTCTACAAGAAAATAGACTTAAAAGACAGCGAAAAAAAAGTTTTTTCGACTATGCTTGAAAACCTAATAGGGACAAGAGGCGCACAGGTGCTGGACGATAAGCTGAATGTTCTGGGCAAGGTGCCCTTTACAGAATTGGACTCTACAGTTAAAAGCCTGGGAAAAGGGATGCATGCCATAGTTTTTGATGGTGTCATCGATAGGGATCTGGTCAAGACAGCAGAAAAAGCAAACATCAAATTCCTTATAGGGATGGACAGCAAGGTAAGGCCCAATGAAACTAAGGTGGGAATTTTTACCATAAATCAGCTTTAA
- a CDS encoding serine protein kinase RIO — protein sequence MAKISREKFKSYQNVFDEFTNRNLFRLISRGGFDGLESPVSIGKESNVFAAKKKNKNVIVKIYRLETCDFNKMYDYIREDPRYLNLKGKKRKIIFAWVQREYRNLLKAREFGVSVPTPLAFKDNILVMEFIGEKKIAPKLKDSIPKNMKKFLDEIIRNMKKLYLAGLVHADLSAFNILNYKERPVLIDFSQCSPIKVSMADSLLERDIRNISNFFKKHGAKLNEEKIKERITNNKI from the coding sequence ATGGCAAAAATAAGCAGAGAAAAATTCAAATCCTACCAAAATGTATTTGACGAATTCACTAACAGAAACTTATTCAGGCTCATTTCCAGGGGCGGTTTTGACGGCTTAGAATCTCCTGTTTCCATAGGCAAGGAGTCTAATGTGTTCGCAGCTAAGAAAAAAAATAAAAATGTGATTGTAAAGATATACAGGCTGGAGACGTGCGACTTTAATAAGATGTATGATTACATTAGGGAAGACCCCAGATACTTAAACCTAAAAGGCAAAAAAAGAAAGATAATATTTGCATGGGTACAGAGAGAATATAGAAACCTCTTAAAGGCAAGGGAATTTGGGGTAAGTGTGCCGACTCCCCTGGCTTTCAAAGACAATATTTTAGTTATGGAATTTATAGGCGAAAAAAAAATAGCGCCTAAATTAAAAGACAGCATACCCAAAAACATGAAAAAATTTCTGGATGAGATAATAAGGAATATGAAAAAGCTATACCTGGCAGGATTAGTGCATGCAGATTTGTCGGCTTTTAATATCCTAAACTATAAAGAGAGGCCTGTCCTTATTGATTTTTCACAATGCTCGCCTATAAAGGTTTCCATGGCAGACAGCCTTCTGGAAAGGGACATAAGAAACATATCTAATTTTTTCAAGAAACATGGGGCAAAGCTGAATGAAGAAAAAATCAAGGAGAGGATTACTAACAATAAGATATAA
- a CDS encoding RNA-processing protein (similar to yeast Dim2p protein that is essential for 40S ribosomal subunit; structural studies show binding to 3' end of 16S rRNA in complex with archaeal IF2 alpha): MKEFQYGIKIPKERVAVLIGKNGKTKKDIEKDTKTNLEIDSKEGDVVIKGEDGLGIYTAKEVVAAIGRGFNPEIALLLLKVDYSFESINLKDYVGKSKSSQTRLKGRIIGKEGKARTHLEELTGCYISVYGKTVSIIGTVDSVLTGHRAIGMLIEGSTHATVYKWLEKKRREMKRKELR, encoded by the coding sequence ATGAAAGAATTCCAGTATGGCATAAAAATTCCCAAAGAAAGGGTAGCTGTATTAATAGGAAAAAACGGAAAAACAAAGAAAGATATTGAAAAAGATACAAAAACTAATTTAGAAATTGATTCCAAGGAAGGCGATGTGGTAATAAAAGGGGAAGACGGCCTTGGAATCTATACAGCAAAAGAGGTTGTTGCTGCCATAGGCAGGGGCTTCAACCCTGAAATAGCTTTATTGCTGCTTAAAGTGGACTATTCTTTTGAGTCTATTAACCTTAAAGACTATGTCGGCAAGTCAAAGAGCAGCCAGACCAGGCTTAAGGGAAGGATCATAGGGAAGGAAGGAAAGGCAAGAACGCACCTGGAAGAACTTACAGGATGCTACATATCGGTATACGGCAAAACTGTTTCGATAATCGGTACTGTTGACTCTGTGCTGACAGGGCACAGGGCAATTGGAATGCTTATAGAAGGCTCTACCCATGCTACAGTTTATAAATGGCTGGAGAAAAAAAGAAGAGAAATGAAAAGGAAGGAATTAAGGTGA
- a CDS encoding DNA topoisomerase VI subunit B, producing MCAKSNIKAHELATKQRDIGVAEFFARNRHLLGFDNKRKALMTTIKEAVDNSLDACEEADILPEIIVDVVDLGNDRFKVVIEDNGPGIVKKQVPKIFAKLLYGSKFFKLSQTRGQQGIGISASVMYSQLTTGKAAKITSKIDPKEPAHYYELHINTQKNKPDILKEEIVTWNKEHGTKIELELEGSYQQGLQSIDEYLKQTAIVNPHVTLIYTNPKAEQFIFARATEKHPDKPVEIKPHPYGVELGILQRMLKLTETRTLQAFLTTEFSRVGGGTARLICENAALLPKTKPKDMNRDMVEKLVQGIKKTKIIAPPADCISPIGNDSLEKGLRKEINAEFYCATTRPPAVYRGNPFVIEAGIAYGGEQHADNSVRLLRYANRVPLLYQQGACAITKSVSATTWRNYGMQQSKGSLPIGPATLVVSIASVWVPFTSESKEAIAHYPEIVKEMKLAIQEVGRKLSSYVGKKKRILAETKKRDYIQTYIPHISEALKEIIGIKDREKVEEMLRKILEKHRGKLQTISVDNPDYDPELAKIGKEDVNKENGKPKEEKQEKLTEE from the coding sequence ATGTGCGCAAAAAGCAATATAAAGGCCCATGAACTTGCAACAAAACAGAGGGACATAGGGGTGGCTGAATTTTTTGCAAGAAACAGGCATCTTCTTGGATTTGACAATAAAAGGAAAGCACTTATGACAACAATAAAGGAGGCGGTAGACAACAGCCTGGATGCATGCGAGGAAGCAGATATACTTCCGGAAATTATTGTTGATGTCGTTGACTTGGGCAATGACAGATTCAAAGTTGTTATAGAGGATAACGGACCAGGCATAGTTAAGAAGCAGGTCCCTAAAATATTTGCAAAGCTTTTGTATGGAAGCAAGTTTTTTAAGTTGAGCCAGACAAGAGGTCAACAGGGCATAGGGATTTCGGCTTCTGTGATGTATTCCCAACTTACTACCGGAAAGGCTGCGAAGATTACATCGAAGATTGACCCAAAGGAGCCGGCGCATTATTATGAACTGCACATAAACACACAAAAGAACAAGCCCGACATACTGAAAGAAGAGATTGTTACATGGAACAAAGAGCATGGCACAAAGATAGAGCTGGAATTAGAAGGAAGCTATCAGCAAGGATTGCAGTCGATTGATGAGTACTTAAAACAGACTGCAATAGTCAATCCCCATGTAACGCTTATTTATACCAATCCTAAAGCTGAGCAATTCATTTTTGCAAGAGCTACTGAAAAACATCCTGATAAGCCTGTTGAGATCAAGCCGCACCCATACGGGGTAGAGCTAGGGATTTTACAGAGAATGCTCAAGTTAACGGAGACAAGAACATTGCAGGCCTTCCTAACGACAGAATTTTCGAGAGTCGGAGGCGGTACAGCAAGGTTAATTTGTGAGAATGCTGCACTGCTGCCAAAAACCAAACCCAAAGATATGAACAGGGATATGGTAGAAAAACTTGTTCAGGGGATTAAAAAGACAAAAATTATCGCACCCCCTGCTGACTGCATATCACCCATAGGCAATGACTCCTTAGAAAAAGGATTGAGGAAAGAAATAAATGCGGAATTTTACTGCGCTACTACAAGGCCGCCTGCTGTTTATAGGGGGAATCCTTTTGTTATCGAGGCAGGCATAGCATATGGAGGCGAGCAACATGCGGATAATTCCGTACGGCTGCTAAGATATGCCAACCGCGTTCCTTTGTTATACCAACAGGGAGCGTGCGCCATAACAAAATCCGTAAGCGCTACAACTTGGAGAAATTACGGAATGCAGCAAAGCAAAGGCAGCCTCCCCATCGGTCCCGCTACACTGGTTGTGAGCATAGCTTCCGTATGGGTGCCATTTACTTCGGAAAGCAAGGAAGCAATAGCACATTATCCCGAAATAGTCAAGGAAATGAAGCTTGCGATACAGGAAGTCGGAAGAAAGCTGAGTTCCTATGTAGGAAAGAAAAAAAGAATATTGGCTGAAACCAAAAAGAGAGATTACATCCAAACATACATTCCTCATATTTCTGAAGCCTTAAAGGAAATAATAGGGATAAAGGACAGAGAGAAAGTTGAAGAGATGCTAAGAAAAATATTAGAGAAGCACCGCGGAAAATTACAAACTATAAGCGTTGATAATCCTGATTACGATCCGGAGCTTGCAAAGATTGGCAAAGAAGATGTGAATAAGGAAAACGGCAAACCGAAAGAAGAAAAGCAGGAAAAATTAACAGAGGAATAA
- a CDS encoding DNA topoisomerase VI: MIKDFASDVYKKIILKKQPQIKMPLRSLSNVKYDPRDGYLELVGKMKERTLTASSVKTFAQTLRMMALSKQLIESDDIATKREAYYVSKNWEEARFKTQPESDTVMDDVEAMMLVNREQIGFIPEEKGGDIAGQLIVIDKDPDTGKEIKIDCTKFGSGAYSIPSSVEELKFETKAKFILAIETAGMFQRLVKHKYWKKANCILISLGGVPTRACRRFIRRLSDELKLHVYVFTDGDMYGYANIYRTLKVGSGNAAHINQYFCVPNAKFIGVTPQDIIDYKLPSHPLKEVDIKRGKDAIKNDPFIQHHKEWQKAIKQQIQMKSRAEQQALAKWGLNFVLEKYLPEKLKNPKSWLP; this comes from the coding sequence ATGATAAAAGATTTTGCCAGCGATGTTTATAAGAAGATAATTTTGAAGAAGCAGCCGCAGATAAAAATGCCCTTAAGATCATTGTCTAATGTGAAATATGACCCAAGGGATGGGTATCTTGAGTTAGTAGGCAAGATGAAGGAAAGAACGCTTACTGCGTCATCTGTAAAGACATTTGCACAGACTTTAAGGATGATGGCCTTATCAAAGCAGCTGATAGAGTCTGATGATATAGCAACAAAGAGAGAGGCTTATTATGTAAGCAAGAATTGGGAAGAGGCAAGATTTAAGACCCAGCCGGAATCGGATACAGTGATGGATGATGTCGAGGCAATGATGCTTGTTAACAGGGAACAGATCGGCTTTATCCCGGAAGAAAAAGGGGGAGATATAGCAGGCCAGCTGATTGTCATTGACAAAGACCCGGATACCGGAAAAGAAATAAAGATTGACTGTACAAAATTCGGCTCCGGAGCCTATTCCATACCCAGCTCTGTGGAAGAGCTCAAATTTGAGACCAAAGCTAAATTCATATTAGCGATAGAAACAGCAGGTATGTTCCAGAGGTTAGTCAAGCATAAATACTGGAAGAAAGCCAATTGCATACTGATCTCACTGGGAGGGGTGCCGACAAGGGCCTGCAGACGATTCATAAGGAGGCTTTCGGATGAGCTAAAACTGCATGTCTATGTGTTTACTGATGGGGATATGTATGGTTATGCAAATATTTACAGGACTTTGAAGGTGGGCTCGGGAAATGCAGCGCACATCAATCAATATTTTTGTGTTCCGAATGCAAAATTCATAGGGGTAACCCCGCAGGACATAATCGATTATAAGCTGCCTTCGCATCCTTTGAAAGAAGTTGACATAAAAAGAGGCAAAGATGCTATAAAAAATGACCCATTTATACAGCACCATAAGGAATGGCAGAAAGCTATTAAACAACAAATACAGATGAAATCAAGGGCAGAACAGCAGGCTCTTGCTAAGTGGGGGCTGAATTTCGTGCTTGAAAAGTATTTGCCTGAAAAACTAAAAAACCCCAAATCCTGGCTGCCATAA
- a CDS encoding methyltransferase domain-containing protein — protein MPKILYSKEGKKFYVDDITKDYHCQFGVANKADLKKKTGSKIKTNTNKELIVLDADFLDSYRRIKRGAQIVTFKDIGAIIAYTGIDKKSIAVDAGTGSGALACFLAHICKEVTTYEIREDFYKIAKENKEKLGLKNLKIKKKDIFRGIDEKEVDLIALDLPDPWNAINVSDKALRIGGYMASYSPTVSQVSDFVNTLKKKPNFSHQRTIELIKREWEVEGRKVRPVTTQNVHTGFLSFFRKIY, from the coding sequence ATGCCTAAAATACTCTATTCAAAAGAAGGAAAGAAGTTCTATGTAGATGATATTACAAAAGATTACCATTGCCAGTTCGGTGTTGCCAATAAGGCAGACTTGAAGAAAAAAACAGGCTCAAAAATAAAGACAAATACCAATAAGGAACTAATCGTGTTAGATGCAGATTTCCTGGATTCTTACAGAAGAATAAAAAGGGGCGCCCAAATAGTTACTTTCAAGGATATAGGCGCGATAATAGCTTATACAGGCATCGACAAAAAAAGTATAGCTGTTGATGCAGGAACCGGTTCAGGAGCTTTGGCATGCTTTCTTGCCCATATCTGCAAAGAGGTTACAACATATGAGATCAGAGAAGATTTTTATAAGATTGCAAAGGAAAACAAGGAAAAACTAGGGCTGAAAAATCTAAAAATCAAGAAAAAAGATATTTTTAGAGGCATTGATGAAAAAGAAGTTGATTTAATTGCCCTAGATTTGCCTGATCCATGGAACGCAATTAATGTTTCAGATAAAGCATTGAGAATAGGGGGCTATATGGCATCTTATTCTCCTACCGTGAGCCAGGTCTCAGATTTTGTGAACACACTAAAAAAGAAGCCTAATTTTTCTCACCAAAGAACAATCGAACTGATCAAAAGAGAATGGGAAGTAGAAGGAAGAAAGGTAAGGCCTGTTACAACGCAGAATGTTCATACGGGATTTTTGAGTTTTTTTAGAAAAATTTACTGA
- a CDS encoding GNAT family N-acetyltransferase: protein MDIRKATKKDAEGIALVLKESYNIDSIEEGKEVFSEELRKGYNFIAAEHNGKIVGLTSWIVHGLPKHGLAELDRIAVLPDFKGKGVAQQLFDGLVKDADAEYRKKKSMLRKLYILCHASNKRAHKFYEKMGLKHETTLKKHYYDNEDEWVYSKFFQ from the coding sequence ATGGACATAAGAAAAGCAACAAAAAAAGATGCAGAAGGAATAGCATTAGTCCTGAAGGAAAGCTATAACATAGATTCTATTGAAGAAGGAAAAGAGGTATTCTCAGAAGAGCTGAGAAAAGGCTACAATTTTATCGCTGCTGAGCATAATGGAAAAATTGTGGGTTTAACCAGCTGGATAGTACACGGCCTGCCAAAGCACGGGCTTGCGGAATTGGACAGGATTGCCGTCTTGCCAGATTTTAAGGGAAAAGGCGTTGCACAGCAATTATTTGACGGCTTGGTTAAAGATGCGGATGCCGAATACAGGAAGAAAAAGAGCATGTTAAGAAAGCTGTATATCTTGTGCCATGCCTCTAACAAAAGGGCGCACAAATTCTATGAAAAAATGGGTTTAAAGCACGAAACAACGCTAAAAAAACATTATTATGATAATGAGGATGAATGGGTTTATAGTAAATTTTTTCAGTAA
- the glmS gene encoding glutamine--fructose-6-phosphate transaminase (isomerizing) encodes MCGIVGYIGNRKASTVLLECLKRLEYRGYDSVGMACVNDKGLDVRKDVGTIDKVDNKLNFKSMGGSIGLAHSRWSTHGKTTKENAHPHCNFEKDISIVHNGIIENHNDLKNRLEKKGIKFCSETDTEVIVHLVDTYYKGDLKDAVLKSLKKIDGSYAIGLISARDKDKLIAARNESPLIIGLGSGENFIASDVPAVIKYARKVIYLDNKEVAVITKDKVDVFDLEGNKVRKKIHKIDWNPEKAEKQGFEHFMLKEIFEQPDVIAENVKGRIGEEAIRLTKEIELKNTEIKELRRIIIVACGTSWHAGIVGEFMLEELARIPVEVEYASEFRYRDPIVDKGTLVISISQSGETADTLAAVREAKKKGAKILSIVNVVGSSIARESDMVLYTKAGPEIGVASTKAFTSQLIILYLMTVYFGSIREVIGQQQIRNRIRDLRLLPMQIQSILDNSDYIKLHAQKYSERRNALYLGRGINYPIALEGALKLKEVSYIHAEGYPAAEMKHGPIALIDKDMPIVVIATKDNRTYRKVLSNIQEVKARGGEVIGIVTKGDKEIAKQVDHNLYIPENSYILTPLLAVIPLQLFAYYVAVMKGFDPDKPRNLAKAVCVE; translated from the coding sequence ATGTGTGGCATAGTTGGTTACATAGGAAATAGAAAAGCATCAACAGTATTGCTCGAATGCCTTAAAAGGTTAGAATACCGCGGTTATGATTCCGTAGGTATGGCCTGTGTTAATGATAAAGGGCTGGATGTAAGGAAAGATGTTGGCACTATAGATAAAGTAGACAATAAGTTAAATTTTAAATCTATGGGAGGAAGTATAGGATTAGCTCATTCTCGTTGGAGCACGCATGGAAAGACAACAAAAGAAAATGCCCACCCGCACTGTAATTTTGAGAAAGATATATCGATAGTGCATAATGGTATAATCGAAAATCATAATGATTTGAAAAACAGATTAGAAAAAAAAGGCATTAAGTTTTGTTCTGAAACAGATACTGAGGTAATTGTACATTTAGTAGATACATATTATAAAGGCGATTTAAAGGATGCTGTGTTAAAATCCCTTAAGAAGATAGATGGCAGTTATGCAATAGGTTTAATCTCTGCCCGGGACAAGGATAAGCTGATAGCAGCAAGAAATGAAAGCCCCTTGATTATTGGATTAGGCAGTGGAGAGAACTTTATAGCTTCAGATGTGCCCGCCGTCATAAAATACGCAAGGAAAGTTATCTATTTGGACAATAAAGAAGTCGCCGTTATTACCAAGGATAAGGTAGATGTTTTTGATCTTGAAGGGAATAAGGTAAGAAAAAAAATCCATAAAATAGATTGGAATCCAGAGAAAGCAGAAAAGCAGGGATTCGAACATTTTATGCTTAAGGAAATCTTTGAACAGCCGGATGTAATAGCAGAAAATGTAAAGGGAAGAATAGGGGAAGAGGCAATAAGGTTAACAAAAGAAATAGAACTAAAAAATACAGAGATAAAAGAGTTAAGAAGAATAATCATAGTCGCTTGCGGAACAAGCTGGCACGCAGGCATTGTGGGGGAATTTATGCTGGAAGAGCTGGCAAGAATACCCGTTGAAGTTGAATATGCTTCTGAATTCAGGTATAGGGATCCAATAGTAGACAAAGGCACACTGGTTATATCAATTTCACAGAGCGGCGAAACAGCAGATACATTAGCCGCTGTAAGGGAAGCAAAGAAAAAAGGCGCAAAGATACTCTCAATAGTTAATGTTGTAGGCAGTTCTATTGCCCGTGAATCAGATATGGTGCTTTATACCAAAGCAGGGCCGGAAATAGGCGTGGCTTCAACAAAAGCCTTTACTTCTCAGTTGATAATACTATACTTGATGACAGTTTATTTTGGGTCCATAAGGGAGGTTATCGGCCAGCAGCAAATCAGGAACAGGATACGTGATTTAAGGTTGCTTCCCATGCAGATTCAATCTATTTTGGATAACTCTGATTATATAAAGCTACATGCCCAAAAATATTCCGAAAGAAGAAACGCTCTCTACTTGGGAAGGGGAATAAATTATCCTATTGCACTTGAGGGCGCTCTCAAATTAAAGGAAGTCAGCTATATTCACGCAGAAGGCTACCCCGCTGCTGAAATGAAGCATGGTCCTATAGCACTTATAGACAAAGACATGCCTATCGTTGTAATCGCTACTAAAGATAATAGGACTTACAGGAAAGTGTTAAGTAACATCCAGGAAGTGAAAGCAAGAGGCGGAGAAGTAATAGGCATAGTGACAAAAGGCGATAAGGAGATTGCAAAACAGGTTGATCATAATCTTTACATACCAGAGAACTCATACATATTAACGCCATTGCTTGCAGTCATTCCGTTGCAATTATTCGCTTATTATGTTGCCGTTATGAAGGGATTTGACCCAGATAAGCCCCGCAATCTAGCCAAAGCAGTGTGTGTGGAGTGA
- a CDS encoding DUF99 family protein: MRKKFRKEIRILGVDDSCFNREKYQNVLVIGAFFRGGSFLDGILSTKVRKDGDNSTKKLTEVVNKSKWKSQLRAILLDGIALAGFNVVDIKKLNEKTSIPVIAVMRKYPDKDKIFSALKKIRQEKKIKLIEKAGKIHKTGKIYFQFAGISLKKAEEIISLTTTYAYIPEPVRIAHIVAAGVVNGESSGRA; the protein is encoded by the coding sequence ATGAGGAAAAAATTCCGGAAAGAAATCAGGATTTTGGGTGTAGATGACTCCTGTTTTAACAGAGAAAAATATCAAAACGTTCTGGTAATTGGCGCTTTTTTCAGGGGGGGAAGCTTTTTAGACGGAATCCTGTCCACTAAAGTAAGAAAGGACGGGGATAATTCCACGAAAAAGCTGACAGAAGTTGTAAATAAATCAAAATGGAAATCCCAATTAAGGGCTATTCTCCTTGACGGCATAGCTCTCGCGGGATTTAATGTGGTGGATATCAAAAAATTGAACGAAAAAACAAGTATTCCTGTAATTGCTGTTATGAGAAAATATCCTGATAAAGACAAGATATTTAGCGCGCTGAAGAAAATAAGGCAGGAAAAGAAGATTAAGCTGATAGAGAAAGCGGGAAAGATACATAAGACAGGCAAAATATATTTTCAGTTCGCGGGAATTTCCCTGAAAAAGGCTGAGGAGATAATCAGCCTAACAACAACTTATGCATACATACCTGAGCCGGTAAGAATTGCGCATATTGTTGCAGCAGGGGTAGTAAACGGCGAGAGCTCCGGAAGGGCTTAG
- a CDS encoding ribosome biogenesis/translation initiation ATPase RLI — translation MTRIAVIEKEKCNPMGCGGYLCMKLCPVNRMGEECIVKASDNKPLIDEKLCTGCGICPNRCPFDAISIINLPEELAKQPIHRYGRNGFHLYNLPVPQFGKVVGILGRNGIGKSTALKILADMLKPNLGKDEEAGCDELIEFFKGSEAQNFFEKLKNSEIKVSYKPQQVDLIPKNSMGKVKDLLAKVDEKGELDNIAKELEIGKILDSDIKNISGGELQRVAIAAAVLKKANVYFFDEPTSYLDIKQRISISKFIRSLADDATAVLIVEHDLIILDYMTDMLHIMYGKESVYGIVSGPKSTRNGINIYLSGYLKEENMRFRDKPIKFSERAEKSKSKGDLQAAWKNIHKKFGKFSLSAEQGEVKKNDIIGILGENGIGKTSFVKLLAGVDKTDSGEINEKVKVSYKPQYLRSGSGQAVDSVLSDAISKYTTQIINPLRLQPLFGRKINELSGGELQKVSIALCLSKKADLYLLDEPSAYLDVEQRLLISKLIADIMHERGASAMIVDHDLLFLDYLSSKLMVFEGIPAEYGQAKGPFDMEQGMTHFLKKLNISMRRDTESRRPRVNKLNSVKDREQKAKNKLYYS, via the coding sequence ATGACAAGAATAGCTGTTATAGAGAAGGAGAAATGCAACCCCATGGGCTGCGGAGGATACCTCTGCATGAAACTCTGCCCTGTAAACAGGATGGGAGAGGAATGCATAGTTAAAGCTAGTGACAACAAGCCTTTAATAGATGAAAAATTATGTACCGGCTGCGGGATATGCCCCAACAGGTGCCCTTTCGATGCTATTTCAATAATTAATCTTCCCGAAGAATTAGCTAAGCAGCCAATCCACAGATATGGCAGGAACGGATTTCATCTCTACAATTTGCCTGTTCCGCAGTTTGGCAAGGTGGTTGGCATATTGGGAAGGAACGGTATAGGCAAGTCTACAGCATTAAAGATACTTGCAGACATGCTAAAGCCCAATTTAGGAAAAGATGAGGAAGCCGGCTGTGATGAGCTGATAGAATTTTTCAAAGGGAGCGAAGCTCAGAATTTCTTTGAAAAACTGAAGAATTCCGAAATTAAGGTAAGCTACAAGCCGCAGCAGGTTGATTTGATTCCAAAAAATTCCATGGGAAAGGTAAAAGACCTTCTGGCTAAAGTTGATGAGAAAGGCGAATTAGACAATATAGCCAAAGAACTGGAAATAGGAAAAATACTGGATAGTGATATCAAAAATATTTCCGGAGGGGAATTGCAGAGGGTAGCAATAGCCGCAGCAGTATTAAAAAAAGCAAATGTTTACTTCTTTGACGAGCCTACAAGCTACCTGGATATTAAGCAAAGAATCAGTATCAGCAAATTCATCCGCAGCTTAGCTGATGATGCTACAGCAGTGCTCATAGTAGAGCACGATTTGATAATCCTTGATTACATGACAGACATGCTTCATATCATGTATGGAAAGGAGTCAGTTTATGGCATAGTTTCGGGGCCTAAAAGCACAAGAAATGGCATTAACATATACCTGTCAGGCTACCTTAAAGAAGAGAATATGAGATTTAGGGACAAGCCGATAAAATTTTCAGAAAGAGCGGAAAAAAGCAAATCAAAAGGAGACTTACAGGCAGCATGGAAGAACATTCACAAGAAGTTTGGAAAATTCTCCCTTTCAGCGGAGCAGGGCGAAGTTAAAAAAAATGATATTATAGGCATTCTCGGGGAAAATGGAATAGGAAAGACAAGCTTTGTCAAGCTGCTTGCAGGCGTAGATAAGACAGATTCAGGCGAAATAAATGAAAAGGTCAAGGTAAGCTACAAGCCGCAGTATCTTCGCTCAGGTTCAGGCCAGGCAGTAGATTCCGTATTATCAGATGCTATTTCCAAATACACTACCCAAATTATCAATCCCTTAAGGCTTCAGCCCCTTTTCGGAAGGAAAATCAATGAGCTTTCAGGAGGAGAGCTGCAGAAAGTTTCTATAGCCTTATGCCTGTCAAAAAAAGCAGACCTCTATCTTTTGGACGAGCCCTCAGCATATCTTGATGTGGAGCAGAGGTTATTGATATCTAAACTAATCGCTGACATAATGCATGAAAGGGGTGCATCTGCTATGATAGTGGATCATGACCTTTTGTTTTTGGATTATCTCTCTTCAAAACTTATGGTCTTTGAAGGTATTCCTGCTGAATACGGACAAGCAAAAGGCCCTTTTGATATGGAACAGGGTATGACCCATTTCCTAAAAAAACTCAATATAAGCATGAGAAGAGACACAGAATCCCGTAGACCGCGGGTAAATAAATTGAATTCTGTAAAGGATCGTGAACAAAAAGCAAAGAATAAGTTGTACTATTCTTAA